Proteins encoded together in one Camelina sativa cultivar DH55 chromosome 9, Cs, whole genome shotgun sequence window:
- the LOC104711495 gene encoding pentatricopeptide repeat-containing protein At3g49730-like isoform X2 → MRRFSTVVKRCVLLPSSQANSRIDLICKSFHISRVLKYDFVESTERKENGVGLVCQEDEFAGDVEKIYRILRNHHSRVPKLELALNESAKQPGYGHSYEVCKSMVKVLCKMRQFGAVWGLIEEMKKEKPELIEPELFVILMRRFASANMVKKAVEVLDEMPKYGLEPDEYVFGCLLDALCKNGSVKDASKLLEDMREKYPPNLRYFTSLLYGWCREGKLMEAKEVLVQMKEAGLEPDIVVFTNLLSGYAHAGKMADAYDLMKDMRKRGYEPNANCYTVLIQALCKTEKRMDEAMRVFVEMERYGCEADLVTYTALISGFCKWEMIDKGYSVLDDMRKKGVVPSQVTYMQIMVAHEKKEQFEECLDLIEKMKQVGCHPDLLIYNVVIRLACKLGEVKEAVRLWNEMEAGGLSPGVDTFVIMINGFTSQGCLIEACDHFKEMVSRGIFSAPQYGTLKSLLNNLIRDDKLEMAKDVWSCISNKSSSCELNVAAWTIWIHALLAKGHVKEACSYCLNMMEMDLMPQPDTYAKLMKGLNKLYNRTIAAEITEKVMKMASERDMSFKMYKNRGEEILIEKAKPKGKKEGKKKGTTHHRLKGGGERSKAKVF, encoded by the exons ATGCGGAGATTCTCGACCGTAGTCAAACGCTGTGTTCTCTTACCATCTTCTCAAGCAAATTCTCGAATTGATCTCATTTGCAAAAGTTTTCACATTTCCAGAGTTCTTAAATACGATTTCGTTGAATCAACAGAGAGAAAGGAGAATGGGGTTGGCTTAGTTTGTCAAGAAGATGAATTCGCCGGTGACGTCGAGAAGATATACAGGATTCTGCGGAATCACCATTCTAGGGTTCCGAAGTTGGAGCTTGCTCTTAACGAATCAG CGAAGCAACCTGGTTATGGTCACAGCTATGAAGTGTGTAAATCTATGGTGAAGGTTCTTTGTAAAATGCGTCAGTTTGGAGCTGTTTGGGGTTTAattgaagagatgaagaaagagaaaccaGAGTTGATTGAACCGGAGTTGTTCGTTATACTGATGCGGAGGTTTGCTTCTGCCAACATGGTGAAGAAAGCAGTTGAGGTGCTCGACGAAATGCCTAAGTATGGGTTAGAGCCTGACGAGTATGTGTTTGGGTGTTTGTTAGATGCTTTGTGTAAGAACGGTAGTGTTAAGGATGCTTCAAAGCTTTTAGAGGATATGAGAGAGAAGTATCCTCCGAATTTGAGGTATTTTACTTCGTTGTTGTATGGTTGGTGTAGGGAAGGGAAGTTAATGGAAGCTAAAGAAGTTTTGGTTCAGATGAAGGAAGCAGGGCTTGAGCCTGACATTGTTGTTTTCACTAACTTGCTTAGTGGGTATGCTCATGCTGGCAAAATGGCGGATGCTTATGATCTTATGAAGGATATGAGAAAGAGAGGGTATGAGCCGAATGCGAATTGTTACACGGTTTTGATTCAGGCGTTGTGTAAGACGGAGAAGAGGATGGATGAGGCGATGAGGGTTTTTGTTGAGATGGAAAGGTATGGATGTGAGGCTGATCTCGTGACTTACACGGCGCTGATAAGTGGGTTTTGCAAATGGGAGATGATCGATAAGGGTTATAGTGTTTTGGACGATATGAGAAAGAAAGGAGTCGTACCATCGCAAGTAACGTATATGCAGATAATGGTGGCTCATGAGAAGAAAGAGCAGTTTGAAGAGTGtttggatttgattgagaagatGAAGCAAGTAGGTTGTCATCCTGATCTTCTCATTTACAATGTAGTGATCAGATTAGCTTGTAAGTTAGGGGAAGTGAAAGAAGCGGTTCGGTTATGGAATGAAATGGAAGCTGGTGGTTTAAGCCCCGGAGTTGATACATTTGTTATTATGATCAATGGATTTACAAGCCAAGGTTGTCTAATCGAAGCTTGTGATCACTTCAAAGAGATGGTAAGCAGGGGAATATTCTCTGCGCCTCAATATGGAACGCTGAAGTCGTTGCTGAATAACCTTATTAGAGATGATAAGCTTGAAATGGCGAAAGATGTTTGGAGTTGCATATCAAACAAAAGCTCTTCTTGTGAGCTTAATGTAGCAGCTTGGACAATATGGATCCATGCTTTGCTCGCAAAAGGTCACGTGAAGGAGGCGTGTTCGTATTGTCTGAATATGATGGAGATGGACTTGATGCCGCAACCTGATACTTATGCGAAACTTATGAAAGGATTGAATAAACTGTACAATAGGACGATCGCTGCAGAGATTACAGAGAAGGTGATGAAGATGGCAAGTGAGAGAGATATGAGTTTTAAGATGTATAAGAATAGAGGTGAGGAGATTTTGATTGAGAAAGCTAAACCTAAAGGGAagaaagaagggaagaagaaagggaCAACTCATCATAGGCTTAAGGGAGGAGGTGAACGAAGTAAAGCTAAAGTATTTTGA
- the LOC104711495 gene encoding pentatricopeptide repeat-containing protein At3g49730-like isoform X1 has protein sequence MRRFSTVVKRCVLLPSSQANSRIDLICKSFHISRVLKYDFVESTERKENGVGLVCQEDEFAGDVEKIYRILRNHHSRVPKLELALNESGIDLRPGLIVRVLSRCGDAGNLGYRFFLWAAKQPGYGHSYEVCKSMVKVLCKMRQFGAVWGLIEEMKKEKPELIEPELFVILMRRFASANMVKKAVEVLDEMPKYGLEPDEYVFGCLLDALCKNGSVKDASKLLEDMREKYPPNLRYFTSLLYGWCREGKLMEAKEVLVQMKEAGLEPDIVVFTNLLSGYAHAGKMADAYDLMKDMRKRGYEPNANCYTVLIQALCKTEKRMDEAMRVFVEMERYGCEADLVTYTALISGFCKWEMIDKGYSVLDDMRKKGVVPSQVTYMQIMVAHEKKEQFEECLDLIEKMKQVGCHPDLLIYNVVIRLACKLGEVKEAVRLWNEMEAGGLSPGVDTFVIMINGFTSQGCLIEACDHFKEMVSRGIFSAPQYGTLKSLLNNLIRDDKLEMAKDVWSCISNKSSSCELNVAAWTIWIHALLAKGHVKEACSYCLNMMEMDLMPQPDTYAKLMKGLNKLYNRTIAAEITEKVMKMASERDMSFKMYKNRGEEILIEKAKPKGKKEGKKKGTTHHRLKGGGERSKAKVF, from the coding sequence ATGCGGAGATTCTCGACCGTAGTCAAACGCTGTGTTCTCTTACCATCTTCTCAAGCAAATTCTCGAATTGATCTCATTTGCAAAAGTTTTCACATTTCCAGAGTTCTTAAATACGATTTCGTTGAATCAACAGAGAGAAAGGAGAATGGGGTTGGCTTAGTTTGTCAAGAAGATGAATTCGCCGGTGACGTCGAGAAGATATACAGGATTCTGCGGAATCACCATTCTAGGGTTCCGAAGTTGGAGCTTGCTCTTAACGAATCAGGTATTGATCTGCGACCCGGGTTAATAGTAAGAGTGTTGAGTAGATGTGGTGATGCTGGGAATTTAGGTTATAGATTCTTTCTCTGGGCAGCGAAGCAACCTGGTTATGGTCACAGCTATGAAGTGTGTAAATCTATGGTGAAGGTTCTTTGTAAAATGCGTCAGTTTGGAGCTGTTTGGGGTTTAattgaagagatgaagaaagagaaaccaGAGTTGATTGAACCGGAGTTGTTCGTTATACTGATGCGGAGGTTTGCTTCTGCCAACATGGTGAAGAAAGCAGTTGAGGTGCTCGACGAAATGCCTAAGTATGGGTTAGAGCCTGACGAGTATGTGTTTGGGTGTTTGTTAGATGCTTTGTGTAAGAACGGTAGTGTTAAGGATGCTTCAAAGCTTTTAGAGGATATGAGAGAGAAGTATCCTCCGAATTTGAGGTATTTTACTTCGTTGTTGTATGGTTGGTGTAGGGAAGGGAAGTTAATGGAAGCTAAAGAAGTTTTGGTTCAGATGAAGGAAGCAGGGCTTGAGCCTGACATTGTTGTTTTCACTAACTTGCTTAGTGGGTATGCTCATGCTGGCAAAATGGCGGATGCTTATGATCTTATGAAGGATATGAGAAAGAGAGGGTATGAGCCGAATGCGAATTGTTACACGGTTTTGATTCAGGCGTTGTGTAAGACGGAGAAGAGGATGGATGAGGCGATGAGGGTTTTTGTTGAGATGGAAAGGTATGGATGTGAGGCTGATCTCGTGACTTACACGGCGCTGATAAGTGGGTTTTGCAAATGGGAGATGATCGATAAGGGTTATAGTGTTTTGGACGATATGAGAAAGAAAGGAGTCGTACCATCGCAAGTAACGTATATGCAGATAATGGTGGCTCATGAGAAGAAAGAGCAGTTTGAAGAGTGtttggatttgattgagaagatGAAGCAAGTAGGTTGTCATCCTGATCTTCTCATTTACAATGTAGTGATCAGATTAGCTTGTAAGTTAGGGGAAGTGAAAGAAGCGGTTCGGTTATGGAATGAAATGGAAGCTGGTGGTTTAAGCCCCGGAGTTGATACATTTGTTATTATGATCAATGGATTTACAAGCCAAGGTTGTCTAATCGAAGCTTGTGATCACTTCAAAGAGATGGTAAGCAGGGGAATATTCTCTGCGCCTCAATATGGAACGCTGAAGTCGTTGCTGAATAACCTTATTAGAGATGATAAGCTTGAAATGGCGAAAGATGTTTGGAGTTGCATATCAAACAAAAGCTCTTCTTGTGAGCTTAATGTAGCAGCTTGGACAATATGGATCCATGCTTTGCTCGCAAAAGGTCACGTGAAGGAGGCGTGTTCGTATTGTCTGAATATGATGGAGATGGACTTGATGCCGCAACCTGATACTTATGCGAAACTTATGAAAGGATTGAATAAACTGTACAATAGGACGATCGCTGCAGAGATTACAGAGAAGGTGATGAAGATGGCAAGTGAGAGAGATATGAGTTTTAAGATGTATAAGAATAGAGGTGAGGAGATTTTGATTGAGAAAGCTAAACCTAAAGGGAagaaagaagggaagaagaaagggaCAACTCATCATAGGCTTAAGGGAGGAGGTGAACGAAGTAAAGCTAAAGTATTTTGA
- the LOC104711497 gene encoding pentatricopeptide repeat-containing protein At3g49740 produces the protein MRKALCLTENLSAIAESSTTLLNLNRRLTGLTRSGENRNALKLFAYVHRCTTLRPDQYSVSVAITASGHLRDTNFGGQVHSYAIRSGLLCHSHVSNTLLSLYARLGNLVLLKKSFEEIKEPDVYSWTTLLSACFKLGDIEYAFEVFDKMPERGDVAVWNAMITGCKESGYHGTSIELFQEMHKLGVRHDKFGFATVLSMCYYGSLDFGKQVHSLVIKAGFLVASSVVNALITMYFNCQVVCDACRVFEEADVAVRDQVTFNVVIDGLAGFKREESLSVFKQMLEAGLRPTDLSFVSVMSSCSCVAMGHQVHGLAIKTGYQDYTLVNNATMTMYSSFEEFDAVHKVFESLEEKDLVTWNTMISSYNQAKLGESAMSVYKRMHRIGVKPDEFTFGSLLATSLDLDALEMVQACITKFGLSSKIEISNALISAYSKNGQIEKADLIFERSPKKNLISWNAVISGFYHNGFPFEGLERFSCLLDSEVKIIPDAYTLSTLLSICVSISSLMLGSQTHAYVLRHGQFKETTLIGNGLINMYSQCGTIQKSLEVFKQMSEKDVVSWNSLISAYARHGEGESAVLTYKAMRDEGEVYPDAATFTAVLSACSHAGLVEEGLEIFNSMVECHGLIVPNVDHFSCLVDLLGRAGHLDEAESLVKISEKSIGSRVDVWWALFSACAAHGDLKLGKMVARLLMEKEKNDPSVYVQLSNIYAGAGLWKEAQETREAINSIGAMKQRGCSWMRL, from the coding sequence ATGAGAAAAGCTCTATGTTTAACAGAGAATTTATCAGCCATAGCCGAAAGCTCGACTACGTTGCTCAATTTAAACCGGAGACTAACGGGTCTCACTCGTTCAGGCGAGAACAGAAACGCGCTCAAGCTTTTCGCCTATGTTCACCGTTGCACAACTCTGAGACCAGATCAGTACAGCGTCTCCGTAGCAATTACTGCATCTGGGCACCTCCGTGATACCAACTTCGGTGGTCAGGTTCATAGCTATGCGATTCGCTCTGGTTTATTGTGTCACTCTCACGTCTCCAAtacgcttctctctctctatgcgAGATTAGGGAACTTAGTTTTATTGAAGAAGAGTTTCGAAGAGATTAAGGAGCCTGATGTTTATTCATGGACGACGCTTTTGAGTGCTTGCTTTAAGCTTGGGGATATAGAGTATGCCTTTGAGGTGTTTGATAAAATGCCTGAGAGAGGTGATGTTGCGGTTTGGAATGCTATGATCACTGGTTGTAAAGAGAGTGGGTATCACGGAACAAGTATCGAGTTGTTTCAAGAAATGCACAAGCTTGGTGTTAGACATGACAAGTTTGGCTTTGCTACTGTTTTGAGTATGTGTTACTATGGTTCTTTGGATTTTGGTAAGCAGGTGCATTCGCTGGTTATAAAAGCTGGGTTTTTGGTTGCTTCGTCTGTTGTGAATGCCTTGATTACAATGTATTTCAACTGCCAAGTTGTTTGTGATGCCTGTCGGGTGTTTGAAGAAGCTGATGTTGCTGTTCGTGATCAGGTCACTTTTAATGTGGTTATTGATGGTTTGGCTGGTTTCAAAAGAGAAGAGTCTTTGTCAGTGTTTAAACAAATGCTAGAAGCTGGTCTTAGACCAACCGATCTAAGCTTTGTTAGCGTGATGAGTTCGTGTTCATGTGTGGCTATGGGACACCAAGTACATGGATTAGCCATCAAGACAGGGTATCAAGATTATACTTTGGTTAACAATGCCACTATGACAATGTATTCTTCTTTTGAGGAGTTTGATGCTGTTCATAAGGTTTTCGAGTCATTGGAAGAGAAAGATCTGGTTACTTGGAATACAATGATCTCCAGTTATAACCAAGCAAAATTGGGAGAGTCTGCGATGTCGGTATACAAGCGAATGCACAGAATAGGAGTTAAACCGGATGAGTTTACATTCGGAAGTCTTTTAGCAACCTCTCTAGATTTAGATGCCCTGGAGATGGTTCAAGCGTGTATAACCAAGTTTGGCCTTAGTTCGAAGATTGAAATTTCCAATGCTTTAATATCTGCCTACTCCAAGAATGGACAGATAGAAAAAGCTGACCTAATATTTGAAAGATCACCGAAGAAAAATCTAATCTCTTGGAACGCGGTAATCTCAGGGTTTTACCATAACGGGTTTCCCTTTGAAGGGTTGGAAAGGTTCTCGTGCTTGCTAGACTCAGAGGTCAAGATCATACCTGATGCTTATACTCTAAGTACACTTTTGAGTATTTGCGTAAGCATTTCATCTTTGATGCTCGGAAGTCAAACGCACGCGTACGTCCTTAGACACGGCCAATTCAAGGAGACGACATTAATAGGTAATGGCCTTATAAACATGTACTCTCAATGTGGGACTATACAAAAATCTCTTGAAGTGTTCAAGCAGATGTCTGAAAAAGACGTTGTGTCGTGGAATTCTCTGATCTCTGCATACGCTAGACACGGGGAAGGAGAGAGCGCGGTTTTAACCTACAAAGCGATGCGAGATGAAGGCGAGGTGTATCCCGATGCAGCCACATTCACAGCGGTTCTCTCTGCTTGCAGCCACGCTGGTTTAGTCGAAGAGGGACTCGAGATTTTCAACTCAATGGTGGAATGTCACGGTCTGATAGTACCAAATGTGGATCATTTTTCGTGCTTAGTTGACCTTCTTGGTAGAGCTGGTCACCTCGATGAAGCGGAAAGCTTGGTAAAGATCAGCGAGAAGAGCATCGGGTCTCGTGTAGATGTGTGGTGGGCTTTGTTTAGTGCTTGTGCTGCTCATGGAGATTTGAAGCTGGGGAAGATGGTTGCCAGGTTGCtaatggagaaagagaagaatgatCCATCTGTTTATGTTCAACTGTCGAATATTTACGCAGGAGCTGGTTTGTGGAAAGAAGCACAAGAGACTAGAGAAGCCATCAACTCAATAGGAGCTATGAAGCAACGAGGTTGCAGCTGGATGAGACTGTAA
- the LOC104711498 gene encoding inactive LRR receptor-like serine/threonine-protein kinase BIR2, whose product MARSHRFSYQFSNRLILLILLTLETAQRPTTADPNDEACLKNLRENLQDPASNLRNWTNSVFTNPCSGFTSYLPGATCNNGRIYKLSLTNLSLRGTISPFLSNCTNLQSLDLSSNQISGVIPPEIQYLVNLAVLNLSSNQLSGEITPQLALCAYLNVIDLHDNQLSGSIPQQLGLLARLSAFDVSNNKLSGQIPTYLSNRTGSFPRFNASSFVGNKGLYGYPLQEMMMKSRGLSVMAIVGIGLGSGVASLMISFTGVCLWLRITEKKIVEEEGKISQSMPDY is encoded by the coding sequence ATGGCGAGGAGTCACCGGTTTAGCTACCAGTTTAGCAACCGGTTAATCCTTCTCATCCTACTAACATTAGAAACGGCACAACGTCCAACAACAGCCGATCCAAACGACGAGGCGTGTTTAAAAAACCTCCGTGAAAACTTACAAGACCCGGCGAGCAACCTCCGTAACTGGACCAACTCCGTCTTCACAAACCCATGCTCAGGCTTCACCTCATACCTCCCCGGAGCTACCTGCAACAACGGAAGAATCTACAAACTCTCCCTAACCAACCTCTCCCTCCGCGGCACCATCTCTCCGTTTCTCTCCAACTGCACAAACCTCCAGTCTTTAGATCTATCCTCAAACCAGATCTCCGGCGTTATCCCGCCGGAGATTCAGTACCTCGTCAACCTCGCCGTCCTTAACCTCTCGTCTAACCAACTCTCCGGCGAAATAACGCCGCAGCTCGCTCTCTGCGCTTACTTAAACGTGATCGATCTACACGATAACCAGCTCTCCGGTTCGATTCCTCAGCAGCTAGGTCTGTTAGCGAGGCTGTCTGCGTTCGACGTTTCGAACAACAAACTCTCCGGTCAGATCCCGACGTACCTGTCGAACCGAACCGGGAGTTTCCCGAGGTTTAACGCGAGCTCGTTCGTAGGGAACAAGGGACTGTACGGTTACCCGTTgcaggagatgatgatgaaaagtaGAGGCTTGTCTGTGATGGCCATCGTTGGGATTGGGTTAGGGAGTGGCGTGGCGAGTTTGATGATTAGTTTTACTGGTGTTTGTTTATGGTTGAGGATTACTGAGAAGaagattgttgaagaagaaggtaagatTAGTCAATCTATGCCTGATTACTAA